A section of the Phycisphaeraceae bacterium genome encodes:
- a CDS encoding DNA adenine methylase, translating into MSLAGNETAPRTRKGKPPAISALCDAKVIPFGWYGGKYSHLDWLLPLLPKCHHYCEPYAGSGAVLLNRRPSPVETYNDLDGEVVNFFRVLRDEGEKLVRAIGLTPFSREEFAKACKLDPKVEPFERARRFYVRARQVRIGLAQTATVGRWANCKNTSRAGMSGVISRWLGGVEDLRIIAERLLRVQIENRPATQVINLYDSPSTLFYCDPPYIHDTRGDSKAYGYEMTDAQHAELAAVLNNAQGMVAISNYPCDLMDKLYPAPKWNKTVAEERTNHATKGKRIEALWTNYDPKLATGKDNGNGHLFGDT; encoded by the coding sequence ATGAGTCTAGCTGGAAATGAAACCGCGCCACGCACACGCAAGGGCAAGCCGCCAGCCATCTCCGCTCTTTGCGACGCGAAGGTTATTCCCTTCGGGTGGTATGGCGGGAAATACTCACATTTGGACTGGCTTCTCCCGCTGCTGCCGAAATGTCATCATTATTGCGAGCCTTACGCTGGCTCGGGCGCCGTATTGCTGAACCGCCGCCCTTCTCCAGTCGAAACGTACAACGATCTTGACGGCGAAGTTGTTAACTTCTTCCGCGTGTTGCGCGATGAAGGTGAGAAGCTCGTTCGAGCAATCGGCCTCACTCCATTCTCTCGCGAAGAATTCGCCAAAGCGTGCAAACTCGATCCAAAGGTAGAGCCCTTTGAGCGGGCGCGGCGGTTCTACGTTCGCGCCCGTCAGGTTCGGATCGGTCTTGCTCAGACGGCAACCGTTGGACGTTGGGCGAATTGCAAAAACACAAGTCGCGCTGGAATGAGTGGGGTGATTAGCCGTTGGCTCGGCGGTGTGGAAGACTTACGGATCATCGCGGAGCGTCTGTTGCGCGTCCAAATCGAGAATCGTCCGGCTACGCAAGTTATCAATCTTTACGACTCGCCGAGTACGCTGTTCTATTGCGATCCGCCATACATCCACGACACTCGCGGAGATTCCAAAGCCTACGGGTATGAAATGACGGACGCTCAGCATGCGGAGCTCGCCGCGGTGTTGAACAACGCGCAAGGGATGGTCGCAATATCTAACTATCCTTGCGACCTAATGGACAAGTTGTATCCCGCGCCGAAATGGAATAAGACGGTCGCGGAGGAGCGCACAAATCATGCGACCAAGGGCAAGCGTATCGAAGCACTATGGACAAATTACGATCCGAAGTTAGCGACGGGAAAAGATAATGGGAATGGACACCTCTTCGGAGACACTTGA
- a CDS encoding sugar phosphate isomerase/epimerase, whose protein sequence is MTFEIAATTDYKNDIDPPEPSLQCIADAGFRYVHWCHDWNSDRLYSKDEMERYKRRLDELNLCVHDIHGSAGLKSVWGVTDDAVRAMGDLLVINRLEFAAQVGCEVVIMHPPVPSPKANEASFYRSLDALQPIARRLGVRIALENIPNGNFADITAALARYDGDFLGLCFDSGHGQLEPKGAMLDWLDSVKDRLIATHLHDNDGKTDQHKPIFTGVVDWARLAQIIAASPYRRAALTDETIQAHSGLPDDAVFLQTVMSAAKRFAKMAEG, encoded by the coding sequence ATGACCTTCGAAATCGCAGCAACAACCGACTACAAGAACGACATCGACCCGCCTGAGCCTTCGTTGCAGTGCATTGCAGATGCGGGGTTTCGCTACGTGCATTGGTGCCACGATTGGAACAGCGACCGGCTGTATTCAAAGGATGAGATGGAACGCTACAAGCGCCGGCTTGACGAGTTGAACCTGTGCGTGCACGACATTCACGGCTCAGCGGGGCTGAAGTCCGTCTGGGGCGTGACGGACGATGCAGTCCGCGCGATGGGTGACTTGCTCGTCATCAACCGGCTGGAGTTTGCGGCCCAGGTCGGGTGTGAGGTCGTCATCATGCACCCGCCGGTGCCTTCACCCAAGGCGAATGAGGCGAGTTTTTATCGATCGCTCGACGCACTGCAGCCGATTGCGAGGCGGCTGGGTGTCCGCATTGCGCTCGAAAACATCCCCAATGGAAATTTTGCAGACATAACGGCGGCACTGGCGCGGTACGACGGCGATTTTCTCGGCCTCTGCTTTGATTCCGGTCACGGTCAACTCGAGCCGAAAGGCGCGATGCTCGACTGGCTCGACAGCGTGAAAGATCGGCTGATTGCTACGCATCTGCACGATAACGACGGGAAAACCGATCAGCACAAACCTATTTTCACGGGCGTGGTTGACTGGGCGCGGCTGGCGCAGATTATCGCGGCGTCGCCTTATCGGCGTGCGGCGCTGACGGATGAGACGATCCAGGCGCATAGCGGGCTGCCTGACGACGCGGTATTTCTGCAGACGGTCATGTCCGCAGCGAAGCGCTTCGCCAAGATGGCGGAAGGCTGA